The following are from one region of the Ornithorhynchus anatinus isolate Pmale09 chromosome X1, mOrnAna1.pri.v4, whole genome shotgun sequence genome:
- the ZNF710 gene encoding zinc finger protein 710, producing MERFADSGTQTDAVVVLSLAQAAVLGLVSENVLFGATVGPGAFYPAPGNQAAAGAEPEPPEPPDRRRGPEETEGPEAEVAPGRHPRRKKRPPVRLVPKAKGQRASGSEEGDEDEEEAAAAPDGGEGEEGLPGGPGQGAGGEAPLPTSAVKMIDLSAFGRKPRRLRHQVRPARPQPPGPAHDPHFPDPLRDGYGGGSGRADGAGGPGRADPAAGPGSPEPVKSEPGFVWQGGAGPGAGGAPAERHKKAQLDRLDINVQIDDSYLVEVGARQKRWQCRMCDKSYTSKYNLVTHILGHSGVKPHACARCGKLFKQPSHLQTHLLTHQGTRPHKCQVCLKAFTQTSHLKRHMLLHTDVKPYSCRFCGRGFAYPSELRAHEAKHESGRCHVCVECGLDFSTLPQLKRHLATHQGPTLYQCLECSKAFHYRSQLQNHMLKHQDVRPFVCTECGMEFSQIHHLKQHSLTHKGVKEFKCEVCGREFTLQANMKRHKLIHTSVRPFQCHVCFKTFVQKQTLKTHMIVHSPVKPFKCKVCGKSFNRMYNLLGHMHLHAGSKPFKCPYCSSKFNLKGNLSRHMKVKHGVMDISLDSHDPMMELTGGDPSELDGQQEMEDYEEENAYGYGGVPHGEDQAALADQAMKEMAYYNVL from the exons ATGGAGCGCTTCGCCGACTCGGGGACCCAGACCGATGCCGTGGTGGTCCTGTCCCTCGCCCAGGCGGCCGTGCTGGGCCTGGTCTCCGAAAACGTGCTGTTCGGTGCCACCGTAGGCCCCGGGGCCTTCTACCCAGCGCCGGGGAACCAGGCGGCCGCGGGGGCCGAGCCGGAGCCACCGGAACCCCCGGACcgccggcgggggccggaggaGACGGAGGGACCGGAGGCGGAGGTGGCCCCCGGGAGGCACCCGCGCCGGAAGAAACGGCCCCCCGTGAGGCTGGTGCCCAAGGCCAAGGGCCAGAGGGCGAGCGGCAGCGAGGAGggcgacgaggacgaggaggag gcggcggcggcaccGGATGGGGGCGAGGGTGAGGAGGGGCTACCGGGGGGGCCCgggcagggagcaggaggggaggccCCACTGCCGACCAGCGCCGTGAAGATGATCGACCTGAGCGCCTTCGGCCGGAAGCCCCGGCGACTCCGGCACCAGGTCCGCCCCGCCCGGCcgcagccccccggcccggcccacgaCCCCCACTTCCCCGACCCACTCCGGGACGGCTATGGCGGCGGCTCGGGCAGAGCGGACGGAGCcggcggcccggggcgggcggacccggcggcggggccgggttcCCCGGAGCCGGTGAAGAGCGAACCGGGCTTCGTGTggcagggcggggccgggccgggagcgggCGGGGCCCCCGCCGAGCGGCACAAGAAGGCCCAGCTGGACCGGCTGGACATCAACGTGCAGATCGACGACTCGTACCTGGTGGAGGTCGGCGCCCGGCAGAAGCGCTGGCAGTGCCGCATGTGTGACAAGTCCTACACCTCCAAGTACAACCTGGTGACCCACATCCTGGGCCACAGCGGGGTCAAGCCCCACGCCTGCGCCCGCTGCGGCAAGCTCTTCAAGCAGCCCAGCCACCTGCAGACCCACCTGCTGACCCACCAGGGCACGCGGCCCCACAAGTGCCAGGTCTGCCTCAAGGCCTTCACGCAGACCAGCCACCTCAAGCGGCACATGCTGCTGCACACGGACGTCAAACCCTACAGCTGCCGCTTCTGCGGCCGTGGCTTCGCCTACCCCAGCGAGCTCCGGGCCCACGAGGCCAAGCACGAGAGCGGGCGCTGCCACGTGTGCGTCGAGTGTGGGCTGGACTTCTCCACCCTGCCCCAGCTCAAGCGCCACCTGGCCACCCACCAGGGCCCCACGCTCTACCAGTGCCTGGAGTGCAGCAAGGCCTTCCACTACCGCAGCCAGCTGCAGAACCACATGCTCAAGCACCAGGACGTCCGGCCCTTCGTCTGCACCGAGTGTGGCATGGAGTTCAGCCAGATCCACCACCTCAAGCAGCATTCGCTCACGCACAAG GGCGTGAAGGAGTTCAAGTGTGAGGTGTGTGGCCGGGAGTTCACACTGCAGGCCAACATGAAGCGACACAAGCTGATCCACACCAGCGTCCGCCCATTCCAGTGCCACGTCTGCTTCAAGACCTTCGTGCAGAAGCAGACGCTCAAGACCCACATGATCGTGCACTCCCCGGTGAAGCCGTTCAAATGCAAG GTCTGCGGGAAGTCCTTCAATCGCATGTACAACCTGCTGGGCCACATGCACCTCCACGCGGGCAGCAAGCCCTTCAAGTGTCCCTACTGCTCCAGCAAGTTCAACCTCAAGGGCAACCTGAGTCGGCACATGAAGGTCAAACACGGGGTCATGGACATCAGCCTGGACAGCCACG ATCCCATGATGGAGCTGACGGGCGGGGATCCCTCAGAGCTGGACGGTCAGCAGGAGATGGAGGACTACGAGGAGGAGAACGCCTACGGGTATGGCGGGGTGCCCCACGGCGAAGACCAGGCCGCCCTAGCAGACCAGGCCATGAAAGAAATGGCCTACTATAACGTGTTGTAG